The nucleotide sequence atacatataaatgtcaatttcaacaatttttattacaaaatacatataactTCATTATGGCGGTTGGCGGATTCCGGATTCTTAGATATGTAAAAGATGCTCGTTACAAATATTTCAGTCAGTAAAATAggcgaattttaaatttttataacaatTGCCTAACAGCTAAATCTTTAAAATTCTTATTGTATGAACACATTATCTGTAATGTTCATTCTTACACCTACAAAACAGacatggaaattgaaaaagtgaaaagtaatAAGTGAAAGTAAATAGGAAGGCGAAAAAAAGGAGATAAGTAGCTAAAGAAAGGTAGATTATAATTCGATAAATttggagttttaaaaaatatttacacgatACATTAAATgtataaaatggaattttagaTACGTGAATTTTATCATTAGAAAATTCAgacttttataaaaataaatttgtgtttGTATACCCAATACAAAACGTAGTTGGTTACAGGTAACTTTTTCTTAGCatgataattaaatttttattacaaattagtATTTACATAAAGAAAAACAAGTTTGCATTTTGCAAAAgataaaccatttttttaaaaaaaagtaagcgCTTGTtaaacttaggtaggtactcattacACAAACAACACAGGTCTTTTATATTGTACGCATTCTCTCTAATTATAGGTAAACTAATCTTGACtagacaaaaaaacacaacatgaAATTTATAAATAGGAGTATCCATGAGGAATAAACTTAAACAATATAACGAAATAGAATTACTGAtatgtttaattttaaaatgtatctcaaaaaaattcaaaggaatGTTATAACCGCAGATCAAATAAGTATTGACCttcgcattattttttttacctgtaaATCATCAATTAATCATAGAATCACTCTCAAATCTCAATACcatgaatttatcaaaatggaaaatggaTTTACCAGTCATATGCTTTAATGATATTATGGGGTTGTTGTATATGAATACTGGTGAGAGGTTGTTTTTCCATCCATTCATCGTTCATTTTATCATTCATTTGCGACATACTCTAAGAAACGAAAACAGTGAtggaataaataataaataggtaggcTAATATTCACAAACACACAGCAAAATGGATTTTATTCAAAGAGCACAACTTTACTTACttcgtaatttttggcaatattcaaaatatttgtttctGTTTCATGCGAGTAAGTTTGATTAGATTGATGATTCAAGTCACTCTCttgtaaaaatggatttttcgaaCCTCGACCTGTAGTGAAATGGGTTAAATTGGTAGGAAGGTAGACTTGCATAAAAATgttgagtaggtatttaaattttgGCTCACATCAGCTCACATAAGAATTTAGACATTCAAAAACACAAAGTGACAAACCTGAATTTGGATGCAAATTATTCGATGGTGTATTATTCGTAGTACCATAACTTTGTCCTTCGCTGGTTAAATCTTGCAATTTAGAGCTTGACAATACGCGAGGTATAGGATTACTAGGAACTCCATGAGGGGCTAGATGAATACTCTCCTCCATGACCTAAATTTGGACACAAGATTCATGGTGTAAAAATATcctatttacatatttatttttattccccgatgaaaaaatgtaatttaccTGATGTGGGTCTTCACTCATGGGTAAATCTGAGACGAACCCTGTatcttttctgtagaaattaaTGAATATGAATGCAGCAAGCACCAGAGCACAGAAAATACCATAACCTCGGAAAGTTGCAGGAGAACCTGTAgtttattaaataattaattctgCTAGCGCTAATAAAAGTATATTCATGTACCTATCAATCATACTAATTTAGTAGGAtttcaagacaaaaaaaaacaaaaatttcattctgcTAAAGAAATTTTGATACTAGAATTTTCAGCATTTGATGAAGGAAGTCTGAATTTGCacaaggaaaatttgaaaaataaactttggttTCCGTGTTTCAATTTTGGGTTGTAAATTGAACAACTCTTTTCGGATAATTCCCCTcattcgttttaaaatttgaattggtcttcatttttttttcttcaaattttcaaattttttgtaagtacataatatacctaggtactccAATTGTGTCCAGCAGTCTTCCTAAACTACATAAAACCGtcattagttgaaaaaaacGCTGACCAAAGTTTCTCCTTCTCAGTATATTTTTGCACTCTctccgaataaaaaaaaaaacatataaaagTGGAACACCTTCACATCCCATaggcattttttaaatctttgaaGCATAATATAGGAAAAGACCACATGCGAGATGTTTTATAGCATTTTCTGACTGTCATGTCACATTTCACaatcttatcaatttttcagtagaaaaattgttcaaaaagcaAATGACCTTGTCCTAATACATATTTATATGAGCGCATACCATAGCTTCTGACGAAAAATCCTCCAATTATTGCTCCACAACCACGACCTAATCCATGATGTAATCCTTGTAGCACACCCTGAGCTGAATTTCGTAATTCAGGAGGTGTATTGTGAGCTATGTATGAACAACAAGCAGCCCAAACAGCAGCATGAgttatacctattttattgaCAAATGAGATTAGTTTATAGGTACTATttattactcttttttttttggagagaatCTATTCTATTATTACCTTGCATTAATTCAAATGGTAAAACAAGCCATGGTTTTGTCAGCATTGCTACatataaaaatctgattacATTGCCAAATAAACCCAGACAGAGAACCTGTAATAAAAGTTTTATGAATGCAGGAGTAGGTACGTgtaggtgaaaaaatttgttctcagCAATGATTACAGATAGGTAAGTTAAGACCTATCCAACCCATTTAGAATACACCAGCAGTAACAATTAAACAGACTTACTTTGATATGTCCAAAGTGTCGTATCAATTTAAAACTCCAAAAATAAGCCAGGATTTCAGAAATGTGGTTAATGATTGAAGCCAATCCAAAAAGTGTAGGAGTACCACCAGCTTCCTgattacataggtacatacatttttttgtttattagaACACAAAATCCAAGTCTTCCCCGtgttcttcaaaaatcatattcaaTTGAATTACTTGTAAATGCCAAAAGAGAAACGTGAATATTAATCCAATTCCGAAGCCCATGAGCCATGCCACGAATAAAAAGGACGCATATTTCAGATTTCCAAAGTGTTTCAAAACAGTCATCCATTCCGGCATTTCCCTCGTAGTTTGAGCGAACATTTTTgtctgtaaaaatgaaaaatttccagttttaatTTACAATACCTAGCTACAAGTTTTCATCCGATGTAGATATAGGCTCAATGTACCTAATACATACTATAGATAGGTATGCAAAAAGTCTTTGGAAATTACATAGAAATAGGGAacatttgctaaaaattaccaacCTTTCCAACACTAGGCTGTGTCTGACCATCTTCACCTTCTATCCGAGGAATTGGTTGTCTTCTTTGACCAGATCCTCCTGAGGGGTGTGATGCCAACGAAGGTAAATTCAACTGCCTGGCAACTTCTTGCTCCAAAGCATCATCTTCATCTTGGGAAAGCGGTTGTTTCTGTGGCTCTTTCGTTTCAGGCGGATCTTCATAACGGAAAGTGATTTGAGTAGCTGAGATTAAAGCTCCTCCCATCAGGACAGAGAATGCGAAGAAACAGGtgcggtaatttttttctcgttcaccAGGCAAACCACAAGGGTGATTTGTAAAAGCAGTTGATCGATCCAAAGCAATACCCAAAAAGAACATCGACAAGCCCCAGCCAACAGACCCAAACATACGCTGATGACCATAACGATCAGCATCCTCGCCAAGGAGAGTAATTACCGCAGAATCCACAAGCGTGATGGCCGGAGCACTGAAGAATTCGCCGATGATAATCAAAAGTAACATgaggaaaaatgatttttgaacgtCCTGGAAAATATTGGTTTCTGTACAGTAAAATATTGCTGATGGGCGTTTGTACGTTGGATTtcttgttaggtacctacttcagttTTATACACCACAGATGAATACAGAGGTGAAACTAAATTTTCTGCATTTGGATTTGTCGTATCTATTACTTTCAGAGGTGATTTTCCAACATCTGCTTGGGCGAGGGAAACACTCGATGGAGTTGTATCATTCGGGTCTGTTGTTGGTAAAACTTTATCCTTTGACGGATCGTTGAACAAAAACGTGGTGCTAGGAAGTTCCAATTTCACTTTATTGCCATATTGTTTGATACAATTACGAGCGGGAGGTTGAAGATATCCGATGGGCAATGTGAATAAAATCCAACAAGATAATGAAGCCAGCAACaaagtttttccttttttccatctaaaacaagaacattttttcttcagtaagtaagaaatatcaagtaggtacctaggtactggatttttttttgtgaacttaatttcatttatttcttaAACTTATCAGaaaattggatcatttttaACGCGCATTtctcagaaattaaaaaattaatttggtttACATTTCCATATTTGGGATTTATTGGTATAGGTAGGTGCACATAATGTACTTCGCTCAGTAATGTATTCGTCTACAGCCATATAGGTAGTACCAATACTTATTCTACATATATATTCGCTcaattacaaaaacaaaaattgctcaaattctcACCTATCAGCATAACTGCCCCAAAAAGGTGCCGATAAAAACTCAACGAAAGGTCTGCAACCAATCAACATTCCACACTGACTCGGATCCATTCCCAGTTGTTTGAAGTACACTCCCATAAGTGGAAATAAGGATCCAAAGGCCGAGTAGAAGaagaaataaaacaattttaccACAATCAATTCTTGGTTCTCATCTCCgaataataattctaaaatatcCGATCTTCCTCTGATCTTATGTGTGGATTCTTTCGGCTCCGGATATTCCGTTGGGTCAACTTCTCCCAAAGCATTTGGATCGACCCGAGGCCTGGGGTTGGCTGGCTGCTGCATCCCTGGCTGTAGATTTTAATAAGTTAACAATCCATCAGAAAACCTGGACAATTTAAAATTCACCCTGCGtttgaactaaaaaaatgaaagttataaGCACATGAAtgtgtaaagaaaaaaatcagtttgtttGACCCAGATGCATCGCgtacaaaaaatcaatattcttGCGCCTGACTTACTTCAGTGAGGCTAGCAGCGGTGTTTGATGTACAGAATGGAAGGAActtaattttcaccaaaatagcTCTGCTTTTGACGTGGGAACTCGTGGCAGTGGCTATTTATCACCGATTTACTTTGTTTTGCAAGTTGtacaaaaagtttttaaaaaattctatgtttgaaaacaaaacgtatggtacataggtaggtagtacttatctaaatttttgaaaaaattctatgtcacgtacctacctaaatcgatcaaaaactGTTCTCTTACAAAATAGTCTGTCTGTAAAattgaaagtaggtatgtacttagttCCTATGGGATAGGctaatgaagttttcaatttgttcTTGTACTATTGCTAcatcaataatttgaaaaataggcaATTTCACtgaatattcaacttttttctggcGGTCTTAAAAAATTACGCAATAATTCGCCAGCAAAGTCtactaaatttcaatttcggaaaattttgtGGCACTTGTaacaaattttcgtttttaaaacaatataatTATTGATCATAACTTCTTCAGTTTTCAAGAGAGAcgatataattatgtaggtatacttttacTGAGAGAAACGCTACGGGCAGTTCTGAACTGGAATCTCCATggatgtcgctggaggcttcaaagcGTCTTAAAGCTACCTCCTCgactcaacatgttgaaattggagggcagaataaatttcagcttcccaacttcattttataaaattttgtggaaatttcaagtttcgaaaatattttgaaggcTTCAGCACTGCTCAAAAACAGTTTGAAGCTATTTGGAATCGATTCGGCGGGTCGAAAATAGACTATATCCCATAATTTTAGCTTTCTGggttaattttgcaaaattttgatttttttctcattttcgacccaaatttgatttttgaaaattcatcaaaaatcgaaaaatgcacttcaacaccacctgaaattttagctgctgatatatttttgcatgttctgtTGATCCACTGATCGAGATCTTcccgattaaaaattttttgtacaaatttggATAAGTACCTAgaggtacataggtataggtaataggtatataccATCTTTGTCAGAACCTCAGAAGCTAATATAAAAATCGATAAtctaaatttcataaatttcaacttgagtaaaattttctcaaagtttcataaaattctccaaaactgAAGTATTGTTGACTTTGAACGTTAATaaattatctacctacttatactcgtacctagttacctacctataccaagtctaattttccaaaactataaataaaaaaagttatttgaaCGAGCTAtagaacaaattaaaaattttatttgattattaCTGCCTTTGTAGATGAACTAGGTATGTTctgagagaatatttttcattcgtcTTGAAAAGTTGTCattaaaattcacttttcaaagATTATAAGACTTTTATCAACTTcagcaactgaaaatttaatcctgtcataAGTTCGACAATTCAATTTGATTGAGGCGGGTGAATCGCAAATCCAATGAgaagagttgaaaagtgtttttaCACCTTGAAAGAtctcatgtttttaaaaaaaatccgaaatcgtcaattttgctACAAATTACTCAGAACATCGTGTATCCCAAAAAGTCGACCCcccgaatcgattgaaattGTTTTCGGACTgacctgaaacctccagcacaAGTTCACTTTCCTCCAGCAATTTAAAGTCGCTCACAACACTGTCCCAAAAACGACTGCAGGGTAATTCCATCTGATTCCATCCACTTGACGTTTATTtcctagtaggtaggtacctacttatcttgtAAAAATGTGCTCTTGAGTCTGTCATGAATGATTGTGGGCCGTGGGGGTATGATGACTTTAGGAGGTAGAAGTACCTAGTTTTGAGAGAATTGTTCGCCAGATTGACAATAGGTGtcacattttctttaaaaatttaacacgacgatttttaaactaaaaaaaagatACACTTTTTAACTCGTTACCTCAGATTTACAATTTATCGAACCTAATCGATTTGTAATGCCGAACGAGTAAGAGGATCAAATTTCCAGCAGTCGAAGTTTATTACAGCAtcttctggagcaatttaaaattacctagagaaaactcaactttttcaGGAGGATCCAGTGATCCAGAGGCTGGAAAATTAAGGCTTAATCGATTCGGAGGTCAACTTCAGTATTTAATATGTATAAGGTTTCAGATTTTATATCTCTGTTTGTTCTTCTTGTAGAAATATGAGTATACCTACTAGAacatttccaccattttcaaaaattcgccaaaaatcgaaaaatcgacttCAACAGTTCAAAAGTTGATTCTGCGGTCTCGGAGTCTCGGTGACTTTTTCAgtaagccaaatttcagctcgatcgaaGTTGGTAAGTTGTAAAATTCCCtttgttaagaaaaaaaatcagaaaaaacacACAATCCCACAATTTACTCGCTAAAAATTGATGgttattaaattcatttttcgtaaataatcaaataaaatcaaaatattgagaTGCGTATTTATCTATGGAATAGatattgaaattatatttttttcgttgataaACATGTCAAagttttaatcgaaaaattccaaatggcTGGATGGACTTCATCTTTGCGTTTCGTAAACATAAATACCATTTTGGTATTCATTGTTTACAGCTTGAATTTTACGTTGGTGGTAAGTACTTATGTAAATGCCTTCTAAGAATAGCTTAAATCTTAACGATCGAAGTGTCAACTCTTGCAAATTACGTTTACCTGTTACAGATTGCAGCATTATTTGTTATTTACATAACTTTAAGCGAGCAAAGACAAAAAGATATAATTGACATTGCTgacatcaattttgaatttttagtgttCTTCAGCAAAGCATTGTTAATAATAGCAATAATCGTTGCATTGGTATCGTTACTCGGTTGCGTTGGAGTAGCTATCGATAATGACTACATGTTAATCGCAGTAAGTGAACCTACTTGAATAGGTACCcaattcataatttcaaaattcaaactgttGATGTTTTCGCTGAGATCTGCATCAAATGATCACTTTAGTTAGTTCGACCTCCTTGATCACTCAACGATGCTTAAAATTttctacctattattttttacttttccttTACAGTACATCATCATCATAGGTATTTTGATGGCCGCTCAAATTTTCGTGAGCACGATTATCACTAACAGGTTGGTCACTTCTCAAAAAGATGtgggagaaaaaattgtaaagattATCGGAGACGACAAACgcgaaaattctaaaaaatttgatggatTTCAAACAAAGGTAAGACGTGATGTTAAGTACGCATTAGACCAatatttttaagtaggtagaaTTAGGTGAATATTGTAATCGTAGCCGGtagctacctatatttttactAGCACGTATATTTATGATTTGCTTAAGCTAAATTCAATGAAATCTCCATTAAGATTCAaacaaatgatttgaaaaaacgcCAACTGATCTACCTATTTTAATTGCAGTATCAATGTTGCGGTATTGACGGTTTCAATGATTGGTTAGACACGAATAAAGGCGGCATAGGATACATACCTGGAACATGCTGCAACAAGAAACCGAACGAAACTTGTGCACAAGACACAATGTTCGGCGTAAAAggatgtaaaaaaatcataattgaAATAATCGGATCATTGTTGCAGAGCGCCATTTAcgtaattttcttcatttttttcgtagaggtgaaattttattcaacttacctatatgtacttcCAATGTTTTTGGTTCCATTAGGTACTTTTATAAAACCTAACAATATGAATTCCTTAGGTCTTGTTGGCGGTCTGTAGCATTCTAGTAATCATGGACATTGGTCAGCCAAGCGAAGATAACACTTCAGACGAGATAGTCGTTGTTGcctccctgaaaaaaaaactttctcctAATCGAGAAAACAGAAAATTCGAAGAAAGCATTGACACGCATGATTCACATCATGCACAACCGGAATCTATTCAAAGTCCGGTTGCAAAAATGGATGAAATAGATGGATTATACGACGAAGAAAAGATAATCCAAACAACTCAAGACGATGAACTGGAAGACGAAGAATCACATGAGGATGACATTGATACGGTAgaaaaaggtaacaaaattaCTTCGAAGGAAAATGAAGACGATACTCACGACGATGAAGAAATAATTATCGGAGATTTATCTAAAGATGAAGTATCGGACGAAGAAAATTCAGAAGATGAGCCCCACGATGATGAAAGTGAAAAGGTCGAAGAAAGCCAAAATCCCCAGGTACAAACGAAGAAAGCAGCCGATGAGGAAATTTACCTAGAAGGAAATCTCGAAACAAAGGATCACCAAAAGGAGACCACTACTGAAAAACAagccaataaaaaaaagaaaggaaagaCTAAATACATTAAAAAACGTAATACTAGTGTAAAAAAGAAAGCAGAAAGCACACCCCAGAGAGTAAAGACGGTTCCAATAAAGCAAGAAGAAAAAGacgaagaggaagaagaagcagaagaagaagaggaagatGAAAGGCTAGCTACAGTGAATCAAACAAAACTTGAGGAAAATATTCACGTATCAAAATCTAAACGATTTGGTAAGAAAAAATacggagaaaaaaaagtacagaaGGAAAGAATTCGCGATAGAAGACGGTTCAAATAACGCTTATcgcggtacctacctacctcctAACATGTCTTATTgtttataatatgtacttgtacaCGTAGAtactaataggtacctaatttaatgAATAACTCAGCTGTAAACTAAGGTGTTTTcattatcaataaaattgttttgttttgttataaaatctggaaaaaattgatatgaagTAGGACACGAAGTATTTCAAATATAAGACTGAGCTTCGTTCTGATCATGGTAATGTACTTCTCGAATCtcgaagttgatgaaaaataaaaaaatgtcaatgtatGCACATCTAGGTACCACGTCTATAGACAGACATAATTCTGAGCAAATGTACCTATCAGAACAATGAACGCTTGAAAAGTATGAAAGCAAAAAGAAGCCAATGTGATAGATATCGAAATTTATCAAGATACAGAAAATGCACTCTACAATAAGGTAAGACTAACTGATGTAAAAAGAACAAAGAAGTATAGATAGGTGATTACTACTTacactaaaaataagaaataacaACATCGCAATGATCGCATGAACAATACATGATTTTATGTATAACGGAGGAAAACATATAGTaggtaataagtaggtatcagTAAAGTTTAAATACCAACAAAACGAGTATCAAATCAtggaaattgctaaaattaaaggattaaaaatgaataactcAATTTAAAACGTAGAGATTTACCAAATAcaataaaatgtacctacaaaaactattaaaattacaaaaataaacttttctcGAAGCTGAATAAATCTTCATCATTTGAGaaacataatttcaataaaGTATTACTACTCAgagtattcaaaattattttcttgaagtaatttttgaaaaattctttagaaGCAATTTGTTTtctcgttttgttttttgcgaCTTTCAAAACATCGCAAATAAAATAACTCGTCTCGTTCCATATCCACGAATGcagaattaaatttacaatttcgtAATCCTGAGAGCTTAAAGTATGACGTTTGAAAACTATCGAAACATCGTTCCAGATTATTTTCAATACATGCTCTTTCGTGTCGGctatgattaaatttttgaatatcaacgagaattgatttttgtcaataTATCCGTTTATTTTATGGCTCCATGCCCATAGTAAATCTTCATCCGAGTAATATAACCGCAAGCACCTCATTATTTCATTTGCgtgattcaaaatgaaaatcatttgcTGATTTTCGTCCAGATgtaacaaaattaatttcgccAGTTGCGGCCACTTTTCCATTAGCAACATGGCGTTTTGGGCCGGAtacttcgaaaatttgaaaaaatattctttcgCGGTCCAATTATCGACGTCATTGTTCATGAACaacgatttttcaaacgaagaaaatcttgaaattcgAATCTTATACAATTCGTTTCTATAAAAACAATACCAATAGTAAAACGTAGGATTGCtggaaaaagagaaattttcgCAATTCAGAACATGTCTTTCCAACAGCCGTGGCATCATTTCTCTCATTTCCTCTTGTAAGCAAAATAATGCGGCGAtcttaaatttttctaaatcactCAACTCGTGACATTTGATCGTCATGTTTTTCGCggttttttcataattcaaagTACCATTTTGATACCATACCATTATCAATTCTTCATCAACATTCTCCAAAATATCAGATGAAAGTATTTTCTTCAGataattgaaccatttttctttctcttctgacatttttttcacgcATTTATCAATAACATATTTTCCAGATGGATCAAATAGGTCGTTAAGGTTAAGGTCGTAGTGTTTCCAATCCCATGCAAGTACTGCAGCAACAACTGCTAATTCTTTTAATTTCGGCGCTGTTGTGATTGGAATGTGAAATAAAcctgatgaaaataattttttgataagtaaagTACAAGATCGATGGGTGTCAAAGATGTTTTTATTATGAATAGCCTACTTACAATCGTTATGATGATAATATCCATTTGCCGCCATagtaggaaaaaatttgaaaatccaatctCAAGCTTCGGAAAATTAGATACACAAATAAATTTAGGTACACAACAATGatgaacaatgaaaaaaatactgagCACTCGAAACAACATCACCTTCCCAAATTCCAGGCATGACAATCAAAATCTGCGACCACTGCGACCAGCGATCACATCAGTTCAATGAAGGGTGAGGGACGAGGAAAAAGGAAGATTAGGTAAACAAAGAACTCCACCAACTACAACATGCTCACAAAAATTTATgtacatttatttttgaaactctgtCCTCTGTCGAAGTTACTAACTTACATCAGAATGTATGTAGGTGACGTGGTAGGTGGATGTTGGGGAATTACTCAGTATGTCAATTGTCAGTAATGCAATGAATTTGGTTTTGGTACTTTGTTGAAGTTTTCTAACCCAGACGGTTTTACGTTTGTCTTTATTCGAATTGAAATGTGGTGTTGAATTTCCATTTTGGCTTTTGGCAGACGATCGATTCTCGGAGCACCCTGTGTACGATACACACATACCCACTTTTCTTTCACGTATACATTTAGCACGTTGGTAGGGTACTGAAATAGGGGGTATGCTGATAGGCCGGCCATCTTTGTTCAACGAAACAAAGTTTTCGGGTGGAAACGTCGAGGgggaaatgttgattttctaaattcaaattcacattTCCCCCCCGACGTTTCCACCTGAAAACTTTGTTTTGTTGAACAAAGATGGCCGGCCTATCAGCATACCCCCTATTTCAGTACCCTAACGTTGGTCGTTGGACGTTGTTAGTGTGTGAGCAGAGTTCCTTCATTTATTCTGCATCATTCTGTGTTCCTCTTCCTGCGTAGTTTTGTTGACGACTTGGCATGCTCTTCTGTGTTTGTTGGTAAGTGCGGCTTTATactaaaattttagatttattgTCACTTTGTGatgtaatgaaatgaaatctgtTCAAACAAAAGGACAGAAATCCTTCGACCATATTACATGGTCAAAACAGAAATCTTGACATTCTTGACGTTCGTGGCTCGGTTCTCCTGATTTTGTGTCTCTTTTGTCAGTTTTAGTGTACTTAAATGCATTTTGGGATTTCAGTTACACAGTCGCCACGCCGTAAGCAAATTTTCCACCGTGGTCATCACGCAGCTCATTCGGATTAGATATTATTGATTAGATAATCGGGCTATCTATT is from Planococcus citri chromosome 1, ihPlaCitr1.1, whole genome shotgun sequence and encodes:
- the LOC135831634 gene encoding major facilitator superfamily domain-containing protein 6-like, translating into MQQPANPRPRVDPNALGEVDPTEYPEPKESTHKIRGRSDILELLFGDENQELIVVKLFYFFFYSAFGSLFPLMGVYFKQLGMDPSQCGMLIGCRPFVEFLSAPFWGSYADRWKKGKTLLLASLSCWILFTLPIGYLQPPARNCIKQYGNKVKLELPSTTFLFNDPSKDKVLPTTDPNDTTPSSVSLAQADVGKSPLKVIDTTNPNAENLVSPLYSSVVYKTEDVQKSFFLMLLLIIIGEFFSAPAITLVDSAVITLLGEDADRYGHQRMFGSVGWGLSMFFLGIALDRSTAFTNHPCGLPGEREKNYRTCFFAFSVLMGGALISATQITFRYEDPPETKEPQKQPLSQDEDDALEQEVARQLNLPSLASHPSGGSGQRRQPIPRIEGEDGQTQPSVGKTKMFAQTTREMPEWMTVLKHFGNLKYASFLFVAWLMGFGIGLIFTFLFWHLQEAGGTPTLFGLASIINHISEILAYFWSFKLIRHFGHIKVLCLGLFGNVIRFLYVAMLTKPWLVLPFELMQGITHAAVWAACCSYIAHNTPPELRNSAQGVLQGLHHGLGRGCGAIIGGFFVRSYGSPATFRGYGIFCALVLAAFIFINFYRKDTGFVSDLPMSEDPHQVMEESIHLAPHGVPSNPIPRVLSSSKLQDLTSEGQSYGTTNNTPSNNLHPNSGRGSKNPFLQESDLNHQSNQTYSHETETNILNIAKNYESMSQMNDKMNDEWMEKQPLTSIHIQQPHNIIKAYDW
- the LOC135834629 gene encoding uncharacterized protein LOC135834629; amino-acid sequence: MAANGYYHHNDCLFHIPITTAPKLKELAVVAAVLAWDWKHYDLNLNDLFDPSGKYVIDKCVKKMSEEKEKWFNYLKKILSSDILENVDEELIMVWYQNGTLNYEKTAKNMTIKCHELSDLEKFKIAALFCLQEEMREMMPRLLERHVLNCENFSFSSNPTFYYWYCFYRNELYKIRISRFSSFEKSLFMNNDVDNWTAKEYFFKFSKYPAQNAMLLMEKWPQLAKLILLHLDENQQMIFILNHANEIMRCLRLYYSDEDLLWAWSHKINGYIDKNQFSLIFKNLIIADTKEHVLKIIWNDVSIVFKRHTLSSQDYEIVNLILHSWIWNETSYFICDVLKVAKNKTRKQIASKEFFKNYFKKIILNTLSSNTLLKLCFSNDEDLFSFEKSLFL